Proteins encoded within one genomic window of Haematobia irritans isolate KBUSLIRL chromosome 5, ASM5000362v1, whole genome shotgun sequence:
- the slim gene encoding scruin like at the midline isoform X1 has product MKILRFIVGFVLNLLNNIQELNTFIHHTYTYFSGLIDRGIKMEQEDGHQGENELNQEPNYEVMEDLQLGAQEYIAMDVMEADSDNESDADNAFDDDDEDDDDDSSADYEIPELREPESWSSDEFVDDASMGFEMESSSTCFNQIRQMLNRYRQQSKRTYSFKPLRLMRCQYKSRHEAGEFPIARSGHRIIASESHLYSLGGYNPNRTPNSSQQDACMLFQELWAFNFATSRWKLLLDAENSEMPRELASNALVIYNNVLISHGGTGYPFGETCSNDCYVYTTGENPKVMLLKVTGDLPVAQYGPGIIIHKDFLYTIGGTTGFDYSCDVFRLNLITKEWENVYICRPEMRDDPEGRYRHEVVYDGHHIYVLGGGTSHTVYDLQRIPAFNLDTNRWDHFDTLPDRTATSAQDPGYPKARKCLSCVQHTASNGDIEAFITGGLQGDFTTYFNDIWKLNLRTKQWYKIHTATLPRPLYFHSAAHSGNGCMYIFGGIEYSEKDMRRRNDLFKMWMTIPKLSDICWDAITHYNCNLDRFDRTTLLGAGIPDRYANRLPPLPQRMRNYTSEEPSPSSFISTVTKRMRSHVE; this is encoded by the exons ATGAAAATATTACGATTCATCGTTGGTTTcgtattaaatttgttaaataataTCCAAGAACTTAACACTTTCATTCAccacacatacacatatttCAGTGGACTAATTGATCGGGGCATCAAAATGGAACAAGAAGATGGCCATCAAGGCGAAAATGAACTTAATCAAGAACCAAACTATGAAGTAATGGAGGATTTGCAATTGGGTGCTCAAGAATATATAGCAATGGATGTAATGGAAGCGGACAGTGATAACGAGAGCGACGCTGACAATGCTTTTGATGACGACGATgaagatgatgacgatgatagtAGTGCTGATTATGAAATTCCAGAGTTAAGAGAGCCGGAATCGTGGTCTTCCGACGAATTTGTTGATGACGCCTCAATGGGTTTTGAAATGGAAAGCTCAAGTACCTGCTTCAACCAGATTCGTCAAATGTTGAATCGGTATCGGCAGCAGTCTAAACGTACCTACAGTTTCAAACCACTACGCCTCATGCGCTGCCAGTACAAATCCCGCCACGAAGCCGGAGAATTTCCAATAGCCAGAAGTGGACATCGCATAATTGCATCGGAATCACATCTTTATTCCCTCGGAGGGTATAATCCGAATAGAACACCAAATTCCTCCCAACAAGATGCCTGTATGCTGTTTCAAGAACTATGGGCGTTCAACTTTGCAACAAGTAGATGGAAATTGCTTTTAGATGCTGAAAATTCTGAAATGCCTAGAGAGTTGGCATCTAACGCATTGGTGATTTACAACAATGTTTTAATT TCGCATGGTGGTACTGGCTATCCGTTTGGTGAGACATGCTCCAATGATTGTTATGTCTACACAACAGGGGAAAATCCCAAAGTAATGCTTCTGAAAGTTACGGGAGATTTACCAGTAGCACAATATGGTCCCGGTATTATTatacataaagatttcctatatACAATTGGTGGTACCACTGGATTCGATTATTCTTGTGATGTATTTCGTTTGAATCTTATTACAAAAGAGTGGGAAAACGTATACATATGCCGTCCAGAAATGCGAGATGATCCCGAGGGTCGTTATAGACATGAAGTTGTTTATGACGGTCATCACATCTATGTGCTTGGAGGCGGAACATCGCACACTGTATATGATCTACAACGTATACCTGCTTTTAATTTAGACACCAATCGTTGGGATCATTTTGACACCTTACCCGATCGAACAGCAACATCAGCTCAGGACCCAGGCTATCCGAAGGCAAGAAAATGTTTGTCGTGCGTTCAACATACAGCTAGTAATGGTGATATAGAAGCTTTCATAACAGGCGGTTTACAA ggAGACTTTACAACTTACTTTAATGATATTTGGAAATTGAATTTACGCACCAAACAATGGTACAAAATACACACAGCTACACTACCGCGACCCTTATATTTTCATTCAGCAGCTCATTCTGGCAATggatgtatgtatatatttggtGGAATTGAATACAGTGAAAAAGATATGAGGCGTCGTAATGATCTCTTCAAAATGTGGATGACAATACCAAAGCTTAGTGATATTTGCTGGGATGCTATAACCCATTACAATTGTAATTTAGATCGCTTCGATCGGACTACGCTTTTAGGTGCTGGCATACCAGATCGTTACGCAAATCGTTTGCCACCTCTACCCCAAAGAATGCGGAATTACACTTCCGAAGAACCTTCCCCATCATCATTTATAAGTACCGTAACCAAAAGAATGCGTTCTCATGTCGAATAA
- the slim gene encoding scruin like at the midline isoform X2, whose product MEQEDGHQGENELNQEPNYEVMEDLQLGAQEYIAMDVMEADSDNESDADNAFDDDDEDDDDDSSADYEIPELREPESWSSDEFVDDASMGFEMESSSTCFNQIRQMLNRYRQQSKRTYSFKPLRLMRCQYKSRHEAGEFPIARSGHRIIASESHLYSLGGYNPNRTPNSSQQDACMLFQELWAFNFATSRWKLLLDAENSEMPRELASNALVIYNNVLISHGGTGYPFGETCSNDCYVYTTGENPKVMLLKVTGDLPVAQYGPGIIIHKDFLYTIGGTTGFDYSCDVFRLNLITKEWENVYICRPEMRDDPEGRYRHEVVYDGHHIYVLGGGTSHTVYDLQRIPAFNLDTNRWDHFDTLPDRTATSAQDPGYPKARKCLSCVQHTASNGDIEAFITGGLQGDFTTYFNDIWKLNLRTKQWYKIHTATLPRPLYFHSAAHSGNGCMYIFGGIEYSEKDMRRRNDLFKMWMTIPKLSDICWDAITHYNCNLDRFDRTTLLGAGIPDRYANRLPPLPQRMRNYTSEEPSPSSFISTVTKRMRSHVE is encoded by the exons ATGGAACAAGAAGATGGCCATCAAGGCGAAAATGAACTTAATCAAGAACCAAACTATGAAGTAATGGAGGATTTGCAATTGGGTGCTCAAGAATATATAGCAATGGATGTAATGGAAGCGGACAGTGATAACGAGAGCGACGCTGACAATGCTTTTGATGACGACGATgaagatgatgacgatgatagtAGTGCTGATTATGAAATTCCAGAGTTAAGAGAGCCGGAATCGTGGTCTTCCGACGAATTTGTTGATGACGCCTCAATGGGTTTTGAAATGGAAAGCTCAAGTACCTGCTTCAACCAGATTCGTCAAATGTTGAATCGGTATCGGCAGCAGTCTAAACGTACCTACAGTTTCAAACCACTACGCCTCATGCGCTGCCAGTACAAATCCCGCCACGAAGCCGGAGAATTTCCAATAGCCAGAAGTGGACATCGCATAATTGCATCGGAATCACATCTTTATTCCCTCGGAGGGTATAATCCGAATAGAACACCAAATTCCTCCCAACAAGATGCCTGTATGCTGTTTCAAGAACTATGGGCGTTCAACTTTGCAACAAGTAGATGGAAATTGCTTTTAGATGCTGAAAATTCTGAAATGCCTAGAGAGTTGGCATCTAACGCATTGGTGATTTACAACAATGTTTTAATT TCGCATGGTGGTACTGGCTATCCGTTTGGTGAGACATGCTCCAATGATTGTTATGTCTACACAACAGGGGAAAATCCCAAAGTAATGCTTCTGAAAGTTACGGGAGATTTACCAGTAGCACAATATGGTCCCGGTATTATTatacataaagatttcctatatACAATTGGTGGTACCACTGGATTCGATTATTCTTGTGATGTATTTCGTTTGAATCTTATTACAAAAGAGTGGGAAAACGTATACATATGCCGTCCAGAAATGCGAGATGATCCCGAGGGTCGTTATAGACATGAAGTTGTTTATGACGGTCATCACATCTATGTGCTTGGAGGCGGAACATCGCACACTGTATATGATCTACAACGTATACCTGCTTTTAATTTAGACACCAATCGTTGGGATCATTTTGACACCTTACCCGATCGAACAGCAACATCAGCTCAGGACCCAGGCTATCCGAAGGCAAGAAAATGTTTGTCGTGCGTTCAACATACAGCTAGTAATGGTGATATAGAAGCTTTCATAACAGGCGGTTTACAA ggAGACTTTACAACTTACTTTAATGATATTTGGAAATTGAATTTACGCACCAAACAATGGTACAAAATACACACAGCTACACTACCGCGACCCTTATATTTTCATTCAGCAGCTCATTCTGGCAATggatgtatgtatatatttggtGGAATTGAATACAGTGAAAAAGATATGAGGCGTCGTAATGATCTCTTCAAAATGTGGATGACAATACCAAAGCTTAGTGATATTTGCTGGGATGCTATAACCCATTACAATTGTAATTTAGATCGCTTCGATCGGACTACGCTTTTAGGTGCTGGCATACCAGATCGTTACGCAAATCGTTTGCCACCTCTACCCCAAAGAATGCGGAATTACACTTCCGAAGAACCTTCCCCATCATCATTTATAAGTACCGTAACCAAAAGAATGCGTTCTCATGTCGAATAA